A single region of the Pelorhabdus rhamnosifermentans genome encodes:
- a CDS encoding ImmA/IrrE family metallo-endopeptidase → MIIPDIPRYNLASKKALAFLLKYKISALPVSPIEIIKRFGCSIRTYSFHANKLECSVQDICEACGSIDGYSVYDELTGKYKITYNDQISSSDRIRFTLMHELGHIFLHHFIDFEQTKLCRGGLNNEDLEVLDKEANHFASKVLAPEMVLLRAGWKQPETIHEKCALSTEASKYKAAKIIEMATKRDFITNLERQVLYQFYDFIYQKSCKNCNHYFIIPGAKYCPVCGSKQINWGRRSRMIYDKWDLDQNGKAKKCPHCENEEIDSNFNICKICGTNLVNKCAGKTVYYENGYEEFQCCETIADGNARYCVNCGAETTYFQQKLLKPWDMEMQEKRAVPPIPPALIPLTNPFSNALKKSK, encoded by the coding sequence ATGATAATTCCAGATATCCCGAGATATAACCTAGCAAGTAAAAAGGCTCTAGCTTTTCTTCTTAAGTATAAAATCTCAGCACTCCCTGTTTCTCCTATTGAAATCATCAAGCGATTCGGATGTTCTATTAGAACATATAGTTTTCATGCCAACAAACTTGAATGTAGTGTCCAAGATATTTGTGAAGCTTGCGGATCAATAGATGGTTATTCCGTTTATGATGAATTAACAGGCAAATATAAAATCACCTATAATGATCAAATTTCATCATCAGATCGTATCCGATTTACTTTAATGCATGAATTGGGACATATCTTTCTACATCATTTTATTGATTTTGAACAAACAAAATTATGTAGAGGTGGACTTAATAATGAGGATCTAGAAGTTTTAGATAAAGAAGCTAACCATTTTGCATCTAAGGTATTAGCTCCGGAAATGGTACTCTTGCGCGCGGGATGGAAGCAGCCAGAAACTATTCACGAAAAATGTGCACTTTCTACCGAAGCTTCAAAATATAAAGCTGCCAAAATAATTGAAATGGCAACGAAACGAGACTTTATTACTAATTTAGAAAGACAAGTTTTATATCAGTTCTACGATTTTATTTACCAGAAAAGTTGTAAAAATTGTAATCATTATTTTATTATTCCCGGGGCTAAATATTGTCCTGTTTGTGGAAGTAAACAAATAAATTGGGGGAGACGCAGTAGAATGATTTACGATAAATGGGATCTAGATCAAAATGGCAAAGCAAAAAAATGTCCTCACTGTGAAAATGAAGAAATAGATTCTAATTTTAATATTTGCAAAATTTGTGGTACTAATTTAGTTAATAAATGTGCGGGCAAAACGGTTTATTATGAAAATGGATACGAAGAATTTCAATGCTGCGAAACGATTGCCGACGGTAATGCCCGCTACTGTGTAAATTGCGGCGCAGAAACAACATATTTTCAACAAAAACTACTTAAACCATGGGATATGGAAATGCAAGAAAAAAGAGCCGTTCCTCCTATTCCCCCTGCACTTATTCCCCTAACGAATCCGTTTTCCAACGCACTTAAAAAAAGCAAGTAA
- a CDS encoding helix-turn-helix domain-containing protein, translating into MSILANIQLLCKKNSTSVPKLEKELGFGNGSIYNWDKNSPSADKLQKVAEFFKVSTDYLILGYDKSRLFGTLVFIKGSRSVKQFAEDSGVSEDEMFNLFTNNYPNLPPLETLEKIVANNPINPLITRNEILEIAGYDPEKTPEPTFTKVFPNETTNLVIKDEQISVFDDPAVRALARKSFSKDPTKEALLKKLIKSMLEED; encoded by the coding sequence ATGAGCATATTGGCAAATATTCAATTACTTTGCAAAAAGAATAGTACTTCAGTTCCTAAATTAGAGAAGGAATTAGGATTCGGTAATGGCTCAATATATAACTGGGATAAAAACTCTCCATCTGCCGACAAGCTCCAAAAAGTAGCCGAATTTTTTAAAGTATCTACAGATTATCTAATTTTGGGTTATGATAAAAGTCGACTTTTTGGAACATTAGTTTTTATTAAAGGTTCACGAAGCGTTAAACAATTTGCAGAAGATTCCGGTGTAAGTGAAGATGAAATGTTTAATCTTTTTACAAACAATTATCCAAATCTCCCACCATTAGAAACACTTGAAAAAATTGTGGCTAATAATCCAATTAATCCCCTTATTACTCGTAATGAGATTTTGGAAATTGCCGGTTACGATCCTGAAAAAACGCCAGAGCCTACCTTCACAAAAGTTTTTCCCAATGAAACTACAAATTTAGTTATCAAAGATGAACAAATTTCAGTTTTTGATGATCCCGCCGTTAGAGCCCTAGCTAGAAAAAGTTTCAGCAAAGACCCAACTAAAGAAGCCTTACTGAAAAAGCTCATTAAATCAATGCTTGAAGAAGACTAA
- a CDS encoding helix-turn-helix domain-containing protein, translating to MLLVKRIQNLCQNKNMSLPKLERELKFGKGSIYNWDTNSPSINKVIKVAQYFGVTVDYLVIEDDVLDDESAHSSVRDSA from the coding sequence ATGCTTTTAGTTAAAAGAATTCAAAATCTATGCCAAAACAAAAATATGTCTTTACCAAAATTAGAACGAGAATTGAAATTTGGTAAAGGGTCTATTTATAACTGGGATACAAACTCGCCTTCAATTAATAAAGTTATAAAAGTTGCTCAATATTTTGGCGTAACCGTAGATTATCTAGTTATAGAAGATGATGTATTAGATGACGAGAGTGCCCATAGTAGTGTACGAGATTCAGCGTAA
- a CDS encoding ParB N-terminal domain-containing protein: MKNTYQMMPDLSPEDYAELKADIDKRGVQVAIEYDEKGNVLDGHHRLKICNELGITDWPKVVRVGMTETQKREHARKLNMARRQLNREQRQELIRQQLRDTPEKSDRHIASTLGVDHKTVGSIRNNLESVGEIPQQETVITSDGKERPRQVQRQEPPFPTTEEILNTPLTSLIPKEEPVLKSVPLPIAEPPEEISNNIFPTSWNERNIDTKICELLGTTPNDLKKAEFIRNSCSPKIVQAVENGKLTLDEALETLNNSTEDNIINTQRQELKPAFIQKIKPAPDPEDKEIDRQHYISMQIQKMIFVPAGYESSNIDEAVRIYLEWTPGESADDSIERLHRGIKTLQDLVSAFERTKKLKVVK; this comes from the coding sequence TTGAAGAATACATATCAAATGATGCCAGATTTATCACCAGAAGACTACGCCGAACTTAAAGCTGATATTGACAAGCGAGGCGTACAGGTAGCCATAGAGTATGACGAAAAAGGCAATGTACTTGATGGGCACCATCGATTAAAAATTTGCAATGAATTAGGTATTACCGATTGGCCTAAGGTTGTCAGGGTGGGAATGACAGAAACGCAAAAACGTGAACATGCCCGCAAGTTAAACATGGCTCGCAGACAATTAAATCGGGAACAGCGGCAAGAATTAATCCGCCAGCAATTAAGGGATACACCGGAGAAGAGTGACAGGCATATAGCGTCCACGCTAGGTGTAGATCATAAAACGGTAGGTTCTATAAGGAATAACCTGGAATCTGTCGGGGAAATTCCCCAACAGGAAACAGTTATTACCAGTGATGGCAAAGAACGCCCCCGTCAAGTTCAACGTCAAGAACCTCCATTTCCAACTACCGAAGAAATCTTAAATACTCCTTTAACTTCACTTATACCAAAAGAGGAACCTGTTTTGAAATCGGTGCCGCTGCCGATAGCCGAACCGCCTGAGGAAATATCAAACAACATTTTTCCCACTTCATGGAACGAGCGAAATATTGATACAAAAATTTGTGAATTGTTAGGTACTACACCAAATGACTTAAAAAAAGCTGAATTTATCCGTAATTCGTGTAGCCCCAAAATTGTACAAGCCGTTGAAAACGGGAAATTAACCCTTGATGAAGCTTTAGAAACACTAAATAATTCTACAGAAGATAATATTATAAATACTCAACGCCAGGAACTCAAGCCTGCGTTTATTCAGAAAATCAAACCTGCCCCAGACCCGGAAGATAAAGAAATAGACCGACAGCATTATATATCTATGCAGATTCAAAAAATGATTTTTGTTCCGGCAGGCTATGAAAGTAGCAATATTGACGAAGCCGTCAGGATTTACCTTGAATGGACTCCCGGGGAATCAGCCGATGACAGCATTGAACGACTACATAGAGGGATTAAAACCTTACAAGATCTAGTTTCTGCATTTGAGCGTACCAAAAAATTAAAGGTGGTGAAATGA